The genomic stretch AGGGTCAAAGCTGAATCCATGAACAGCTCCATCTTTAACCACTTTAACTTAGACTTCAGAGGATTTAAACTCTGTATAACACTAacgagggagtgagagagtagGGTCCATTTCAGTCACGGCCTCTATTTACGTACTAATCTGTTCATACTAGCAGGAAGTGATTAAGTGTTGCCATGCCAACATACACTGttctcctgctgttgttgctactGCACTTACATCACTGTCTTTTTCAAACTTCTTCCAGATGTGAGTAGCTCCTGCCTTTCTGTTTTGCATTGCACTGTgggacaataaagtctcctgaAAACAGGCCggtacattacatttatggtatttagccgacgctcttatccagaacgacttacaaggttactggtattacagaggtgggccaatgtagtgttaggagtcttgcccaaggactcttattggtgtagcgcagcacagtcacccagaccaggaatcgaaccccagtctcccacatggtgaggtagctcactggcaggaaGTAGTgatatctgttgcaccacaccaaccacatatcTGAGTATACTGATCTGAATGTATCTAAAATACACACTACATCCTCAAAACCTAGTCAGTATCACTATTCAGTAAGCAACTGGGACTCACACATTACTATAATGTTTTTTATAGATATCCTTGTGTacaatattgttattatagAATGTAAATGATGTATGTAATAAATGTCATTTGCTGTGGGACTACATGTCtaacataaatatacaaatatatgctCAGAATGTGTAAACAGTAAAGAAATATGACAGTAATAACTCTAGAATAATGATTAATTCTGTACTCTGAAAACAGAAATGGGAAGAAGTTCATGATGACTCTGCAGCCTTGACCCCTCAATTCACCTACAGTTCAGtgacacagcaaacacacacacacacacactttctttgttttgtacACGCTGTCAGGACATGGAGCCATACATAGACTGCATCTGTATTATATAACACGACCAAggacagcagcaacaacaagtCCAATGTtaaatacagtcttatgcaaaagtatGGGCACCCCGGGCAATTGAAATGTCTGTGAGCGTAAAGAagtcacatcctctacagagacgcACTTCAGTACATTTAATATACAATTAAAGTTTATTTACTAAATgtattatatgtccaaatgttagtggacacccctcctaatgaatgcattcagctgcttaaagttgcacccattgcgaacacagatgtgcaaatgcacacacacagcttgtctcatccctgtagagaagaattgagtactgccaatagaataggactctctctctgaagcagataaacatgaagctattggctccatatgcctaataatgccagccgtgggttagaggggtataaagccccccagcattgaggagctgtggagcagtggaaggatgatttcagaagaaacaattaatgagttggtgtccaaatactttagtccatttagtgtgtaattttatatatatatatatactgtttattAGTTGTTCTGTACCTGAAGTCGAATGCAGCGTAGTCCTTCACTGAGACGCCACCATAGAACTGAGGGAAGACCTGGCACAGCCCCGTCTCAGCTTTATACGGATACTCCGTCTCATTCACCAGCTTCTCTTTAGTCTGGAGAGAACACACCAAAACGGACATGACAGCTGTTGAAGTCAAATCAAATCTATTGATATAAGATTATTTTACCAAGACAGCTTCCTCACATGCAGGAGGGGAAATAATACAATACACAAAGCAATGCAGCACCTGTTTGAGCCACTCCAGAGCAGCCACAGTGGACCCTCCGTTACAGCCACCGTTTTTGTAGGAGCAGTCGATGACCTGCTGAACACTCAGGTCCTGCAACACTCCTCCATCCTTTACACACACCGCCTCGATAGCAGCCACCACACTGAAGGCCCAGCATCCTCCACACTGCAGCAACACAATAGAACACCTTTAAACACTAAAAAACACTGACTCTACTGTTTATAGCATTCTCCTATTTTACAAAAGCTCTGAACGTACCAATCCCTGGTTCTGAACTGGTCCGATGGCTTTGTGCTTTCTCCAGTCAAATCGTGCTGGATAGACATCTGATCTGGGGCGACTGTTTCTGGTCAAATTGTATTTGGGAGTGACTTCAGGCCAAGCATGGAGGTAGATATCtgagaaacaatgaaaaagtgaaagtatggtactgtatctcaatctaactcaattaaatagctgaaactgtactatagtgaaagtatggtactgtatcccaatctaacgcAATTAAAGAgttgaaactgtactatagtgaaagtatggtactgtatcccaatctaactcaattaaagagctgaaactgtactatagtgaaagtatggtactgtatcccaatctaactcaattaaagagctgaaactgtactatagtgaaagtatgatactgtatcccaatctaactcaattaaagagctgaaactgtactatagtgaaagtatggtactgtatctcaatctaactcaattaaagagctgaaactgtactatagtgaaagtatggtactgtatctcaatctaactcaattaaagagctgaaactgtactatagtgaaagtatggtactgtatcccaatctaactcaattaaagaactgaaactgtactatagtgaaagtatggtactgtatcccaatctaacgcaattaaagagctgaaactgtactatagtgaaagtatgatactgtatcccaatctaactcaattaaagagctgaaactgtactatagtgaaagtatggtactgtatcccaatctaactcaattaaagagctgaaactgtactatagtgaaagtatggtactgtatctcaatctaactcaattaaaagaactgaaactgtactatagtgaaagtatggtactgtatctcaatctaactcaattaaagagctgaaactgtactatagtgaaagtatggtactgtatcccaatctaactcaattaaagagctgaaactgtactatagtgaaagtatggtactgtatcccaatctaactcaattaaagagctgaaactgtactatagtgaaagtatggtactgtatcccactctaactcaattaaagagctgaaactgtactatagtgaaagtatggtactgtatcccactctaactcaattaaagagctgaaactgtactatagtgaaagtatgatactgtctcccaatctaactcaattaaaaaataaatggtgAGTACAGTCACCTCTGAACTGCTGTGGTGAGAGGTGGGAGAACTGGTTGAGTCCGTATTTGGCAGGCTGCTTGTAGTCCTTGTAGTGAGAGTTCAGAAAAGCCTGCCTTTTCACTGAAGCCTGATTAACAACACCAAACAGAGCGTGCAGCGTTACTGAAGGACACACAGACTCCTGGAAGTCTGGACTTTCTTCAAAACTGTGTGGAGCCATGCAGAGGTGCTTCGGCCCCATCAAATAACTAATTACCATTTGCATCAATTTAACACTGCAGACTCCCACTGAGAGAACATGAAACACactgaataaaacacaattatCTTAAACAGCACATGTTCAGACTTCCTTTAGCTCCCAAAACAGTGTTATTCCattcttgtttttcatgagCATCAACAAAGCTGAAGGACGGGAAACTAAACAGACTCATTCCTCTCCAGGTGGACCTCCGGAGGTCAAGCTGGGCTCTGTTTAGGCTGTGATGTGCACCAATGAGAACAGCTGTGCGGCGGCCTTTTGTTGGATGAAAatgcaatttaaattaattacacTTTCAGTAGAAAAGAAACTGTGCActacctggccactttatcagaaacccctcttTTGGAGCTGAAGTTTGGGTTAGCCAGGgtagggtaggggtttctaataaagtggccagtgagtggaagcacagggtaggggttcctaataaagtgtccagtgagtggaagcacagggtaggggtttctaataaagtgtccagtgagtggaagcacaaggtaggggtttctaataaagtggccagtgagtggaagcacagggtaggtgtttctaataaagtgtccagtgagtggaagcacagggtaggggtttctaataaagtgtccagtgagtggaagcacagggtaggggtttctaataaagtgtccagtgagtggaagcacagggtaggtgtttctaataaagtgtccagtgagtggaagcacagggtaggtgtttctaataaagtgtccagtgagtggaagcacagggtaggggtttctaataaagtggccagtgagtggaagcacagggtaggggtttctaataaagtggccagtgagtggaagcacagggtaggggtttctaataaagtggccagtgagtggaagcacagggtaggggtttctaataaagtggccagcgagtggaagcacagggtaggtgtttctaataaagtggccagtgagtggaagcagaaggtaggtgtttctaataaagtggccagtgagtggaagcagaaggtaggtgtttctaataaagtggccagtgagtggaagcacagggtaggggtttctaataaagtggccagtgagtggaagcacagggtaggggtttctaataaagtggccagtgagtggaagcacagggtaggggtttctaataaagtggccagtgagtggaagcagaaggtaggtgtttctaataaagtggccagcgagtggaagcacagggtaggtgtttctaataaagtggccagtgagtggaagcagaaggtaggtgtttctaataaagtggccagtgagtggaagcagaaggtaggtgtttctaataaagtggccagtgagtggaagcagaaggtaggggtttctaataaagtggccagtgagtggaagcagaaggtaggtgtttctaataaagtggccagtgagtggaagcacagggtaggggtttctaataaagtggccagtgagtggaagcacaaggtaggtgtttctaataaagtggccagtgagtggaagcagaaggtaggtgtttctaataaagtggccagtgagtggaagcagaaggtaggtgtttctaataaagtggccagtgagtggaaacacaaggtaggggtttctaataaagtggccagtgagtggaagcacagggtaggtgtttctaataaagtggccagtgagtggaagcagaaggtaggtgtttctaataaagtggccagtgagtggaagcagaaggtaggtgtttctaataaagtggccagtgagtggaagcacaaggtaggggtttctaataaagtggccagtgagtggaagcagaaggtaggtgtttctaataaagtggccagtgagtggaagcagaaggtaggtgtttctaataaagtggccagtgagtggaagcagaaggtaggtgtttctaataaagtggccagtgagtggaagcagaaggtaggtgtttctaataaagtggccagtgagtggaagcagaaggtaggtgtttctaataaagtggccagtgagtggaagcagaaggtaggtgtttctaataaagtggccagtgagtggaagcagaaggcaCGTCTCGACCAGTCCTTAAACTCACATGACTGTCACAGTCAGTCACGTGGAGCAAGCGCCTGTAACTCTACCTGTACAGGTGTGCTGGAGTGGGCCTACCTGTAAACGGCTCCATGCCTGAATGTCTGCCTCTCCGTTTGAGGTCCGTCTGAAAGGTGGTCCCTGAGTGAGACCCTCAGACACGTCCAGTAACTCTGCGCTGGAGAAGTGAAGCAGCAGAATCAGGCAGGATAATAAAACAGCGAGCGCTTCTGCATGAGCCATTCACCCTGCCCACACCTCACCAGACCCCTGCTGGCctgcagctcctccaccatccgCTCCACTTTCACTTTCCAGCGCTGCTGGCTCTCCACCTTTCAGCTGCGTGTGGGACCATAAAGTGCGTCATCGCCCCCTGGTGGCTGCAGCGCTATATTACCAAGTGTTGGCACAAATCAAACAGCCCTGGGGGGCTCCGGTGCTGCCCATCCTTACCACCTGCTGTCGTCCCGTCAGGAAGTTCAGGATCCCGCTCCACAGGGAGCTGTTCAGACCCAGATCCCAGAGCTCGATGTCAAGCCTTGGTTAGATATCAGCTGGTTAGATAATAATCTGGTCAGGATAAAAGGACAGTATCTCAGAGTAGAACTCAGAGAGAGGACAGGTGGCACAAAACTCCTTCAGAGCACCCAGGcttct from Salminus brasiliensis chromosome 19, fSalBra1.hap2, whole genome shotgun sequence encodes the following:
- the ctso gene encoding cathepsin O, which gives rise to MAHAEALAVLLSCLILLLHFSSAELLDVSEGLTQGPPFRRTSNGEADIQAWSRLQASVKRQAFLNSHYKDYKQPAKYGLNQFSHLSPQQFRDIYLHAWPEVTPKYNLTRNSRPRSDVYPARFDWRKHKAIGPVQNQGLCGGCWAFSVVAAIEAVCVKDGGVLQDLSVQQVIDCSYKNGGCNGGSTVAALEWLKQTKEKLVNETEYPYKAETGLCQVFPQFYGGVSVKDYAAFDFSGQEEQMKERLVDWGPLVVIVDATSWQDYLGGVIQHHCSSGHANHAVLIIGYDTTGEVPFWIVRNSWGKSWGDEGYAYVKMGEDMCGVADSVAAVFL